From a region of the Budorcas taxicolor isolate Tak-1 chromosome 9, Takin1.1, whole genome shotgun sequence genome:
- the ARMT1 gene encoding damage-control phosphatase ARMT1 yields the protein MAGPPASLSARDVGSFAYLSVKDRSPQILTKAIDTLHRHKSEFFEKHGEKGLEAEKKAISLLSKLRNELQTDKPIVPLVEKFVDTDIWNQYLEYQQSLLNESDGKPRWFLSPWLFVECYMYRRIHEAIIQSPPIDDFDIFKELKDQNFFESQESVITLCTHLQELRKTIDLDENQLKNEFLKVLQISLWGNKCDLSLSGGEHISQKTNIMNSLEDLKPFILVNDMDRLWSLLSNCKKTREEESVTRVDIVLDNSGFELITDLVLADFLLSSKLATKIHFYGKTIPWFVSDTTIHDFNWIIKQLKHSNNKWVSQCGVDWEDHIKTGRWVYVDHVFWTLPHEFSAMSQVAPDLYAALQKAHLIFFKGDLNYRKLTGDRRWEFTIPFHEALSGFHPAPLCSIRTLKAEVQVGLQPGQGEQLTASEPNWLTTGKYGVFQFDGPL from the exons ATGGCGGGGCCTCCGGCGTCTCTGTCGGCGCGGGACGTAGG ATCATTTGCATATCTTTCAGTTAAAGACAGATCACCCCAGATCTTAACGAAAGCTATTGATACATTGCATCGACATAAAAGtgaattttttgagaaacatGGAGAG AAAGGCCTGGAAGCTGAAAAGAAAgcaatttctcttctttctaaatTGCGGAACGAATTGCAAACAGATAAACCGATTGTTCCTTTGGTTGAAAAGTTTGTTGATACTGACATATGGAATCAGTACCTAGAATATCAACAGAGTCTTTTAAATGAAAGTGATGGGAAACCAAGGTGGTTTCTCTCACCGTGGCTATTTGTAGAATGCTACATGTATCGTAGAATTCACGAAGCAATTATCCAAAG tcCACCAATTGATGACTTTGATATATTTAAAGAATTGAAAGACCAAAATTTCTTTGAATCTCAGGAATCTGTCATTACCTTATGTACTCATCTGCAAGAGTTGAGGAAAACTATTGACCTAGATGAAAATcaactgaaaaatgaatttttaaaagttcttcag atttcactaTGGGGAAATAAGTGTGATCTGTCTCTATCAGGTGGGGAACATATTTCTCAGAAGACCAATATAATGAATTCATTGGAAGACCTAAAACCTTTCATTTTAGTGAACGACATGGATCGTCTTTGGTCATTGCTAAGCAATtgcaagaaaacaagagaagaagaATCTGTTACTCGAGTGGATATTGTTCTGGATAATTCTGGTTTTGAACTTATTACAGACTTGGTATTAGCTGACTTCTTGTTGTCCTCTAAACTGGCAACTAAGATCCATTTTTATGGAAAAACGATTCCATGGTTTGTTTCTGATACTACTATTCACGATTTTAATTGGATAATCAAACAACTAAAGCATTCTAATAATAAGTGGGTGTCCCAATGTGGGGTTGACTGGGAAGACCATATTAAAACGGGCAGATGGGTTTACGTCGATCATGTATTTTGGACTCTGCCTCATGAATTCAGTGCAATGTCTCAGGTCGCTCCTGATTTATATGCTGCACTACAAAAggctcatttaattttcttcaaggGTGACTTGAATTATAGGAAGCTGACGGGCGACAGAAGATGGGAGTTTACCATTCCATTTCATGAGGCATTGAGTGGCTTCCACCCTGCACCTCTGTGCAGCATCAGAACATTAAAGGCTGAGGTTCAGGTTGGTCTGCAGCCCGGACAAGGTGAACAGCTCACAGCTTCTGAGCCCAACTGGCTGACCACTGGGAAATACGGAGTATTTCAGTTTGATGGTCCACTCTGA